A window of the Henckelia pumila isolate YLH828 chromosome 3, ASM3356847v2, whole genome shotgun sequence genome harbors these coding sequences:
- the LOC140888986 gene encoding spermidine hydroxycinnamoyl transferase-like, translating into MEVLKLTKTQVEMLKNEANRTRPLNELGDRGFTRYEVIAAHIWRCACRARGHLYEQRTGLVVCLDICNRVQPPLPEKYFGNAIMDVVATGLQDIHAMKTNGGRLFYWNPNLGVVSWMALPLYGTDFGWGKEIFMGPGSYDCDGDSLILPGRDGDNGSIVVGLCFQAACMEDFQKFFYQDFGN; encoded by the exons ATGGAGGTGTTGAAGCTTACAAAAACCCAAGTTGAAATGCTCAAGAATGAAGCAAACAGAACGAGGCCATTGAATGAATTAGGTGACCGTGGCTTTACACGATATGAGGTCATAGCAGCACACATATGGAGGTGTGCATGCAGGGCTCGTGGGCACCTATATGAGCAGCGGACCGGATTGGTAGTCTGTTTAGATATATGCAATCGAGTTCAACCACCGTTGCCTGAAAAGTACTTTGGCAATGCAATAATGGACGTGGTTGCGACTG GATTACAAGATATACATGCCATGAAAACAAATGGAGGCCGGCTATTTTATTGGAATCCAAACCTAGGGGTAGTAAGCTGGATGGCACTTCCACTCTATGGCACTGATTTTGGTTGGGGGAAGGAAATATTTATGGGCCCCGGAAGTTATGATTGTGATGGTGATTCTTTGATCTTACCGGGGCGTGATGGGGATAATGGTTCTATTGTTGTTGGACTATGCTTTCAAGCTGCTTGCATGGaagatttccaaaaattcttcTACCAAGATTTTGGAAACTAG
- the LOC140892568 gene encoding spermidine hydroxycinnamoyl transferase-like, with protein MMRVVLIRSCLVQPAEPTWNGPMPLTEFDQTGSLSHIPTTYIYRPSGTWLTQKDAIFTTLKTSLSRILVHFYPLAGRLRCLDGARFLLECNGKGVQLIQAEADADLDILGDFTPSPHFYHLIPPINYQAPIEETPLVIVQLTKFKCGGIALNFSISHAVADGQSALHFITEWANLARGDSLRNPPFLDRKLLRARDRPPSAQVPCFVHEQFDPPPLVIGHPNCENERKKETTVAMLKLTKIQVEMLKNEANRTRPLNELGDRGFTRYEVIAAHIWRCACRARGHLYEQRTGLGVCLDIRNRVQPPLPEKYFGNGIIDVVATGLSGDLVTRPSSYAASRIREAINRVSSEFVYSTLDHLKNLKDFSGLQDIYDVKTNQGPFYGNPNLGVVSWLALPLYGTDFGWGKEIFMGPGNHDCDGDSLILPGRDGDGSIVVALCLQAACMEDFQKFFYQDFRN; from the coding sequence ATGATGAGAGTTGTGTTGATTAGATCTTGCCTGGTCCAGCCAGCAGAGCCAACATGGAATGGCCCTATGCCCTTAACGGAATTCGACCAAACCGGTTCTCTTTCTCACATCCCAACAACATACATTTACCGGCCCTCTGGAACTTGGCTCACACAAAAAGACGCCATTTTCACAACCCTCAAAACCTCTTTGAGCAGAATCTTGGTGCATTTCTACCCATTGGCAGGTCGTTTGCGATGCTTAGATGGAGCTCGGTTCTTGCTCGAGTGCAACGGGAAGGGTGTTCAGCTTATACAAGCAGAGGCCGATGCTGACTTAGATATCCTCGGTGATTTCACTCCATCTCCCCATTTTTATCACCTTATTCCTCCAATCAACTACCAAGCCCCTATTGAAGAAACCCCCTTGGTCATTGTGCAGCTAACTAAATTCAAGTGTGGTGGGATTGCTCTAAACTTCAGTATATCCCATGCTGTGGCTGATGGCCAAAGCGCCCTTCATTTTATCACAGAATGGGCTAACCTGGCACGCGGAGATTCTTTACGCAATCCACCTTTTCTTGATAGGAAATTGTTACGAGCTAGGGATCGACCTCCATCTGCACAAGTACCGTGCTTCGTTCACGAGCAGTTTGATCCTCCTCCACTTGTGATCGGCCATCCAAACTGTGAAAACGAGAGGAAAAAGGAAACCACTGTTGCCATGTTGAAGCTTACAAAAATCCAAGTTGAAATGCTCAAGAATGAAGCTAACAGAACGAGGCCATTGAATGAATTAGGTGACCGTGGCTTTACACGATATGAGGTCATAGCAGCACACATATGGAGGTGTGCATGCAGGGCTCGTGGGCACCTATATGAGCAGCGGACCGGATTGGGAGTCTGTTTAGATATACGCAATCGAGTTCAACCACCGTTGCCTGAAAAGTACTTTGGCAATGGAATAATCGATGTGGTTGCCACTGGTCTCTCGGGGGATCTTGTAACAAGACCATCAAGCTATGCTGCAAGCAGAATAAGGGAAGCAATAAATAGGGTGTCGAGCGAGTTTGTGTATTCCACTCTTGATCACTTGAAAAATCTTAAAGATTTTTCAGGATTGCAAGATATATATGACGTGAAAACAAATCAAGGGCCATTTTATGGGAATCCAAATCTAGGGGTAGTAAGCTGGCTGGCACTTCCACTCTATGGCACTGACTTTGGTTGGGGGAAGGAAATATTTATGGGCCCCGGAAATCATGATTGTGATGGTGATTCTTTGATCTTACCAGGGCGTGATGGGGATGGTTCTATTGTTGTTGCACTATGCCTGCAAGCTGCTTGCATGGaagatttccaaaaattcttcTACCAAGATTTTAGAAACTAG